The genomic window CGGCTAACTCTTCATCAGGTGACTTGTAGGGGCTGCAGCAGTAGCCCCTTTGACAACTGTTGAGCGAGTCTTGAACACCTGACAGTAACATAAAAGAGGCTGCTCCTGCTGCCCTGTTCGTTTTGCaatcaaatctaaaaaataagggagacattttttaattaaccaATACCTAATTGGCTCACTCGTCATCTTGTTTACACTTTACACTATGTTTGGGTGTAGACCGACTTTCTAAAACGTTTAGCAAATGAGGCAATCTTGCTTATATTCAAAGAGGTAAAAATATTTCGAAAAAGTGAATCTTTTCTTTGACGACAAAGAAAACCAATATTGAATTTTGTGGACATAATGTTGAACATGCATACACTTCTGCTAAAATGcgatccaagaactctctctatctctcacacacacacacagacatttGCTTTTTTATGTggtgtttgttattttttttcatgtatgttGAATTTGCTACCTGTGACTTGAACCACATGACAAAGTTTCAGTATTAAAAATCAGGCCCAGTCTTATTAGCCAAATGTATTAGCAACCCCTTTCTTACCTAGAAACACTTTGGGGAAGACTTTTTATATTAACAACATTGTAACGACaatatgtacatgtatgtaaAAATCAAGCTCCTCCCCGGATCCTGGATGGTTGCATTGGCCAACTTattgcagagagaaagagagagaggtgaagaaagaaaaatgttcaaacaaAGTATTCAACAGAGATGTAAAATCAAATTATTataattaataaagaaaattagTCATGAGAGAGAAATGTACAATCAATTCAAGAGAGATAAACATAGTTGAGAGATAAAGAAAGCTACGTAAAATCAAAGCCAAGGGTGTTAGGTACATTGtcagaaacaaattaaattctttcctttcttttccttatatAGCTAAACAAACATGGTATTTGAGAAttctttttcattcctttcctttcctctccatacaaacaagcttttatattagcttctttccctcccttttctttccttctccaTTGTTCgtctctccctttcctttccatccttTAGTATCCTTTCCTTTCGATGATCCATCCAAACATAGTGTTAAGGCACCTAGGCACTCAAAAGCATagacttttcttcttcaaaaaccTAGAgattttgcctttttcttcttcgtcctcttcttttttcccttgcCATCTGAgacacatttttttccttttcttatttttgttattctGTTTTTCAGGCCTTTCCCtcattcttttttctgttcCAGCATAAGTATGCATttctatgtatatatttatatatttataattattatacagttatattcatatattatgTTGcagatgttttttttcttcattctttttgaTGTTGCATGCTATTTGCATTAAAAGTATAGagttatatacatatttatgtaatatgcacttagggcccgtttgaaTAGATGGACTAAATACTCAGGCATCAAAATGCTGGGTATTTAGTACCAGGTACATTTTTATGGAAATTTCATACCATCTTCCATCTGTCTAATTTTGTTTCATAGACTGGAACTTTTGTTCCGGGTATTCTAGTTCCATGTTTGTTTAAATGGAACTAAATTACCACTTCAACTGAGAAGagatacaagaaaggaaaaggagataGAGAACAACGGTCAAAAAATTTGTTCCAGGAACTTCAATGCTGGTATTAAAGTTCCATATCTCCCCCAAACTCCCGGAAATAAAGTTCCACATTTGTTTTATATGGaacttttcagaaaaattaaacTAAAGTTCCATATCTACAATACAGTTCTATCTGTTCAAACAGGCCCCTTATAGTCATAATCATAGACTTACAGTTATAATTCATATTTTCACTTGTACAGTTAAGAAAGAATGGCAGCCAAAGATTGCAAAGCAATAGAAATTTTAGAAGAGCTGGTCAAGCGAGACAGATATATAAGCAAACAAATTGTTTCTCCTCATATGTGACTGTCACCATCAGAAGCTTCATCTGCCATTTAACATTAACAATGCTCCAGCTACGCTAACAGTGTGGCAATAAAGGTTGCAGTAATTTTTTCAGCTTTCCATTAGCCATGACAAAGTTGTTGAAAAAGTATCTACTATTATTAACTGTGTACTATAAGACAATAAAACTATAGAACAAACTATAAATACTTCCACATGATTCTGATACAGCCTCAAGGGCGATGACTGATGAGAAATAGtgttaaaaagttttttgttgCTGCGAGCAAATTTTGAGATCTTATTCATGACTGATGAACACACAAGAAAGAAACTCCAGTGACCCATCTTTGAACAAAAAATATCTTATAAAAGTGACCAACAACTTTTATATTCCTCAAAGTTGACTACCACATTCATGGTCACGAAGACCAAATAATACCAGCAGATTTAAGTAGGTAAAATATCTctcaagaagaataaatgtgaAACTTACCTCTTTCAACTCGTCCTCCTCAAAATCCTCAATTTCTGGAACCAAACCTGCAGATCTACCAGAAGAGACACCTTTGTTACCCTTCTTTTTCATAGTCTCAACATTTTTGTCTAGAGGATATTTAGCATTGTCATGTTCCAACAATTTAAGGAGCTCCTCCCTGATCATTTCATCTGCATGCTCAACTGGAGTGGTTGGGACAAATGAGCTCTTATCTCCACTCGCCAAAGAATCCTTGATTAACTTAACCGCAGATTTAGGTGGCCTAGGTAGTTCTCTCTGCAGTACCTTTGATCTCTTCCTAAGTAGTGCTTCCTGCCTTGCTTCTTCCTCTGCCTTTTCCCTAGCTATCTTGTCAGACatatcttcttcaattttttcaacaaCTTCCTCACTTTCTTCTGGTAGTTCTTGCACAACTATCTGATACTCATTTTTAGGCTGAGGAAGATTTACCAGTCCAGAACGCAAGTTCTTTCTCAACTCTGCCTGCCTATGGAGTTCTAGCTTAGCACTATCTGTCATGCCAATGTCTTCATTTATGTGAAGTTCATCTCGCAAAGGTGTGCCTTTTGGAGTCATGCCATAAGAATGACCATCTCTGGAAGGTGTCATTCCAATCCTAGGGGTGAGTCCCGTGGCTCCAGGTGTCATCATTGGCGTAGCCATGGGATTTGGTGTTTGaatttctctcttcttgggAGTAACACCAGAAAAATCTGAAGGATGTAACTCTGGATTGTCTCCACCCAACAGAGGTGTCTGTGATTCTCGCAAGCGAGCAAGATTTTCAGCCTCCATCATAATCGCATCAGCCTTCCCACCTGGAGTTCTTTGAGGTGTTCGAAGTGGTGTCATCCCTTGCCTAGGGGTCTGCCCATAATTTGCAAGAAGAGCTCGTGTCACAACATTCCCTCCATCCATTCCCTCCGCCCCTCCAGAAACAAGATCACTTGCATAGCCCATCTTTGCTATCTCTTCCAATTCCTGGTCTGAGATCTGAGGAGCAGGCAGCATCAACTTAGATCTCTTTCGAACTGCTTCAGGGTCATTCAGCTTATTTACTTGCATTATTGCTGTCGGTGCATCCTGTCtttgcaaaattttgtttttggcaATGTCCTGCTTCCGCAACTGTGCTTCAACATCGACCCGCCTCTTCCCTTCAAGCTCTTCGATGGTTGTTGGAAATTTTATATGTTCAACTGGCCTATCCTCATCAGCCACATCAAAAAAACCAGGAGGAGGTCTTTTCTCAAATGGAATTTCAGCATTGTAATCAAttcctttcctcttcctcttacGATGTCTGGTATCAATACCAGCAGCCTTCAGCTCCCTGCGTTTCTGGAGGGAAGCCAGTCTCCGTGCTTCTTCTAGCTGCTTCTCTCTAGCTTTTCGTTTTGCCTTCTTTCCACGTGTATTGGCAAGTCGAGCTCGTGCTTCTGAAAGCATCTCTTTTTCATCCTCATCCATGTCAACAGGATCAGGACGAGCAGGTTTAGACTCAGGGTTGGGATCAATCTCACCAGGGCGAAGTTTTCGGGGATCATCAGAAGGTTCATATGTTTCATCTTTGAGACATGCTGCATCAAGGAGCTTCTCATAGCGTTCCAAGCACTGAGAAGGGGTCCTACCGACAATAGGGGCAATTGTGCGCCATTGTGTAGGCATGAGCTTGGCAAGGTGAAGAAGCTTCTCATCCTCTTCTCTCGTCCACTCCGTCTGATAGTTAAACCATAAGAATTTAAcggtaaataaaataaaaggacaaataaataaaatagaaggGCAAATAAATAAAGGTTAGAATTAGAAGTCACTCAATTTCAGTGAAAGTAAATGTTGAATCTCAATAAGTTGCAAACAAGAAACCTTGAAGTAGTCGCATCTCGATCCTTACAATATCCTTGTCAGAGATGCACACCATCTTATGTATCAAAGTGTTTTATGCAATAAAGCAAAGACATGCGGTACATTTGACAAACAACGATCCAGAAAAATTCACAACCTAGAAAAGTTCCACCGCCAACTTCCTCCTTTATACCATAGACGTAGCACTGAAGACGTAATTTTCAGAGTAGATGTCCTGTAAATTATCATTTAGAGACCAACCACTGATAACAGTTTTTTTCGTAGGCCAAGCAAACAGATGACAACAGTCTTGTTATCTACACAAAGATGAacatttcaaagtaaaaaccgAAGTGATACATACAAACAATCTCCCGAAAGTAAATTTGAAGCCCGTGATATTACAGAAAGAATATGCAAAAATCATGTTTCACATTTATCAGATTGACGCTGCTAGGACATGAAGACTCAAGCTGCACAGGTATAACAAGAATCTTGAACAGAACTCTGTAACCAATCATTTCAGCAAAAACCATGCGGAAGAGAAAAAACGATCAAACAACTTCACGTCTCTTGATACAACAAGGGAACATTCATATATCACTCAAACGGAAAAAAAACGAGAGAACTTAAGGACCGGTTCAAGAACACCAGATTTTTTCGCCCAATTTGCCACACAGGACAAACTTAGCGAAGCAAAGAAACAATCGGATGAACGACTTCACAAGAAGCAATGAGAATCACCTTTTTGATGGACGGATCGAGCCACTCATACCAGCGAGCCTTGCATTGCTTCGCCGACTTGCGCACTAAAAGCGACGAGATCCGAGCCCACTGATTCTTGCCGTACTTCATTACAGCCGCCTTGAGGATCTCGTCCTCCGTGTTCTTCCATACTCCACCTTTGATCATAATCCTCATCTTCGCTGCTTGTGTTTCACCGCCTCCTCGACAAAGTTTCTAGGGTTCCTCCTACCTGTTCGCTGCCGATTAGTCCTCCACCAGACGTTAAAGCTCCTCTTCCCACTACTTTTACTAACTCTTCTTACCTGCAAGGCTTTCTTCACCTTAGGCCTCGCTGGTTCCAACagattttttccctctttcttcttaCTTGGCTGCGGTGACGTTTCTTCTTTTCGACTCCTGAGATATCTAATGCTTCTATCGTCGTCTG from Nymphaea colorata isolate Beijing-Zhang1983 chromosome 6, ASM883128v2, whole genome shotgun sequence includes these protein-coding regions:
- the LOC116255742 gene encoding cell division cycle 5-like protein — protein: MRIMIKGGVWKNTEDEILKAAVMKYGKNQWARISSLLVRKSAKQCKARWYEWLDPSIKKTEWTREEDEKLLHLAKLMPTQWRTIAPIVGRTPSQCLERYEKLLDAACLKDETYEPSDDPRKLRPGEIDPNPESKPARPDPVDMDEDEKEMLSEARARLANTRGKKAKRKAREKQLEEARRLASLQKRRELKAAGIDTRHRKRKRKGIDYNAEIPFEKRPPPGFFDVADEDRPVEHIKFPTTIEELEGKRRVDVEAQLRKQDIAKNKILQRQDAPTAIMQVNKLNDPEAVRKRSKLMLPAPQISDQELEEIAKMGYASDLVSGGAEGMDGGNVVTRALLANYGQTPRQGMTPLRTPQRTPGGKADAIMMEAENLARLRESQTPLLGGDNPELHPSDFSGVTPKKREIQTPNPMATPMMTPGATGLTPRIGMTPSRDGHSYGMTPKGTPLRDELHINEDIGMTDSAKLELHRQAELRKNLRSGLVNLPQPKNEYQIVVQELPEESEEVVEKIEEDMSDKIAREKAEEEARQEALLRKRSKVLQRELPRPPKSAVKLIKDSLASGDKSSFVPTTPVEHADEMIREELLKLLEHDNAKYPLDKNVETMKKKGNKGVSSGRSAGLVPEIEDFEEDELKEANALIEQEISFLRVAMGHENASVDDFAESHGSCHDDLMYFPSRDTYGLASVANISDKLLALQNEFENVKNWMEDETKKAVRLEKKIKILTDGYQMRAGNLWPQIESAFKQMDTAGTELECFRTLQKQEQLAASSRIECLQKEVNIQKDLERHLQNKYGKLVNKLDRMRRTFDDYKMQLQMLEEIEAKKRAADESNSCPDQTENTDQEEAVVVHGLEANALSSTNSQDTMVADGALNENVAPNSNQTAVIDSLVNGTPGTTDPERASSLDNSSTDASVVEAAFANGTSHDQASAEQMLAVSQVEVSQNADSAEQINPSLAPKPVTPMDVELTSDVIPGREDATVVTDHTKSDPSLDQSIVNQDEHGNGTTVSAEAGIENMVIDSNKLVSANLADSDVPHLAGTAKANSTVEAVQIDKTTVPVEHNLESANEE